Part of the Aurantiacibacter aquimixticola genome, GCCGCTCGATCCGCTTTCGATCTGCCATTCGATGAAGCGGCGATAGGCGTCCTCGTCGAACGTCTCGTCGCGAAAGGGAGTCGCCAGGGCCGGTATGGAACCTGAGAACATTGTGGGCGCTCCTGCGTTGTGTTTGTAAACGGGCGGGTTTCCCCTGCCCGCGCCCGCTCCCGGGACAACATTATTCAGCGCCTGATAAGGATGCCTTTGCCATTATGTCCAGCATGGTTCGATTTCCCCTACTGACAGCTCTCGCCGTGACCACCGCGCTGGTCGCCCCCCTCACCGTATCCGCACAGGATGCCCGCGAATGGGATCGCAACCGCGCAAACCTCGTCGCCGAAGGGCCGGGCCGCATGGCGCCGCTGATCGCGGAATGGGAACGGCTGTGGAACGACCGTTCGGCGCAACTTCCTTTCACGACCTATGCCCGCTTCATTACGGCCAATCCGGGCTTTCCTGACGAGACGACGTTGCGTGCCCGAGCGGAGCGTCGCCTGCAGGAAGAATTCGTCGATCCGCAAACGCTGCTCGCCTTCTTCCGCGGCAGTGAGCCCGTCACCAATCACGCCAAGGCACATTATGCTCTCGCACTGATCGGCGAGAACCCGCAGGCGGCGCAGCAATGGGCACTCGCCGCATGGCGCGGCGGAGAAATGAGCTCGACGGCCGAAGCGGCGCTGTTCGCCAATTACGGCGCCGGTTTCTCGCAGGCCGACCATGATGCGCGCATGGACGCGCTGCTCTGGCAACGGGATCGCGAGGGGGCGCTCCGTCAGCTCGACCGTACCTCGCCTGACAATCGCGCATTGTTCGCAACGCGGCTCGGTATCCTTCAGGGCCAAGATGGCGCAGCGCCGTCGCAGGACGCCTTTGCCGATCCGGGCTATCTCTACAATCGCAGTCGCGAATTGCGGCAGCAGGGCCGCGATGCCGAGTCTGCGCGCATGTTCATCAACGCGCCCGAGCTTGCCGCACTGCCGCTCGATCGCACGCGCTATATCGAGGAATTGCTCGCCGTCGCGCGTGCCGCCAATCGCCGCGACACGGTGCGCGTCGCCGCACGTGCGCTCGACGCCTTCGCGCCGGGCGAGGATATTTCCGCGATGGAGTACAAGCTGCGCGACGATTACACGTCGCTGATGTGGGCAGGCGGCACCAATGCGCTCTGGCACCTCAATGACGGCGGTTCCGCAGCTCCGCTGTTCTACCAATACGGCGCAGCCGCGCGTTCCAGCCAGACCCGCTCCAAGGGCTTCTTCTGGGCAGGCGAGGCCTGCCGTCAGGCGGGCCGCGATGCCGAGGCGCGCGAGCATTACGAGATGGCCGCGCAATATCCGGACCGCTTCTACGGCATCATGGCGCTCGAGCGGCTCGGTCGCCCGATCCCGCAATATGCCGCCGCGCCCGATGGCTCGCCAACAGCGGAAGAGCGCCGCGAATTCCTCTCCTCCCCGCTGACGCAGGCGGTGAGCGAAGTGGCGCGCGATGCCCCGTGGTCGACCGGCATCCGCTTCTACCGCGCCATGGCGGACGAGGCGGAGACGGTGGGCGAGCACCTGCTCGTGGCGGAGCTGGCCCGCGATATCGGGCGGCGCGACCTTGCTGTAAACCTGGCCGACGCCGCCGCGGCGGACGGACATTCCGGCTTCACCCGCATCGGCTATCCCACGCTCGATACGCCGCCCGGTGCCAACTGGACGCTGGTCCACGCGATCG contains:
- a CDS encoding lytic transglycosylase domain-containing protein encodes the protein MVRFPLLTALAVTTALVAPLTVSAQDAREWDRNRANLVAEGPGRMAPLIAEWERLWNDRSAQLPFTTYARFITANPGFPDETTLRARAERRLQEEFVDPQTLLAFFRGSEPVTNHAKAHYALALIGENPQAAQQWALAAWRGGEMSSTAEAALFANYGAGFSQADHDARMDALLWQRDREGALRQLDRTSPDNRALFATRLGILQGQDGAAPSQDAFADPGYLYNRSRELRQQGRDAESARMFINAPELAALPLDRTRYIEELLAVARAANRRDTVRVAARALDAFAPGEDISAMEYKLRDDYTSLMWAGGTNALWHLNDGGSAAPLFYQYGAAARSSQTRSKGFFWAGEACRQAGRDAEAREHYEMAAQYPDRFYGIMALERLGRPIPQYAAAPDGSPTAEERREFLSSPLTQAVSEVARDAPWSTGIRFYRAMADEAETVGEHLLVAELARDIGRRDLAVNLADAAAADGHSGFTRIGYPTLDTPPGANWTLVHAIARQESQFAENAISHAGARGLMQFMPATAREEARRANMSYSASRLMSDPQYAMRLGSNHIERLLRQYDGSYPLAFAAYNAGPGNVNRWLRERGDPRRSGDWLRWIEEIPFFETKNYVQRVVENAVVYEQLHPDRAGRSRMASDFLR